The following proteins are co-located in the Maridesulfovibrio sp. genome:
- a CDS encoding ABC transporter ATP-binding protein produces the protein MINDLSVSDMVKKFGEFTAVDGVSFDVPAGSFFSILGPSGCGKTTLLRMIAGFEEPTSGDIEIRGGSMIGVPPNKRPVNLVFQHLALFPMMNVAENIAFGLKRRGVGAAEIKKKTETILERVGLPGYGGKQINQLSGGQKQRVAIARCLVLEPSVLLLDEPLGALDLKLREQMKVELKKLQAKVGTTFIYITHDQSEALVMSDRVAVMNKGRFEQVGSPQELYGEPATPFVAQFVGDNNKWSGKVVESDAEKVRILTDEGYTFQTNPHGVCVCGGRADFFLRPEAMLIEPKDRTGLNVFEVTVKSILFDGANSRLLTVTKDDHELIVSLPQNRRFDHIEPGNEISVGWHPDSGICFGAEG, from the coding sequence ATGATTAACGATCTTTCTGTTTCTGATATGGTGAAAAAATTCGGCGAGTTCACTGCTGTTGACGGAGTCTCATTCGATGTTCCTGCCGGATCATTTTTTTCAATCCTAGGACCTTCCGGCTGTGGCAAGACCACATTGCTGCGTATGATAGCCGGATTTGAAGAGCCTACTTCCGGTGATATTGAAATCCGGGGCGGAAGCATGATCGGTGTGCCGCCTAACAAGCGTCCTGTGAATCTTGTTTTCCAGCATCTGGCTTTGTTTCCCATGATGAATGTTGCCGAGAATATTGCCTTCGGGCTGAAGAGACGTGGTGTGGGAGCTGCGGAGATTAAAAAGAAGACCGAAACTATTCTGGAAAGGGTCGGCCTGCCCGGTTACGGCGGGAAACAGATCAACCAGCTTTCCGGCGGTCAGAAACAGCGGGTGGCGATTGCCCGTTGTCTGGTGCTGGAACCTTCAGTGCTGCTCCTTGATGAACCGCTGGGGGCGCTGGATTTGAAGCTGCGGGAACAGATGAAAGTGGAATTAAAGAAGCTGCAGGCCAAAGTGGGGACAACTTTTATCTATATTACTCATGATCAGTCCGAAGCTTTGGTCATGTCCGACCGGGTAGCGGTAATGAATAAGGGGCGTTTTGAGCAGGTGGGCAGTCCGCAGGAACTTTACGGAGAGCCCGCTACTCCATTTGTCGCTCAATTTGTGGGAGATAATAATAAATGGAGCGGCAAGGTTGTTGAAAGCGATGCTGAGAAAGTCCGTATTCTCACTGATGAAGGATATACTTTTCAGACCAATCCACATGGCGTTTGCGTTTGCGGCGGTCGGGCTGATTTCTTTCTGCGTCCCGAGGCCATGCTCATTGAACCGAAAGACCGCACAGGGTTGAATGTCTTTGAAGTCACGGTGAAGAGCATTCTTTTTGACGGGGCTAACAGCCGCTTGCTTACTGTAACCAAAGATGATCATGAACTTATCGTCAGCTTGCCCCAGAACCGCCGTTTTGATCACATTGAACCGGGCAATGAAATTTCCGTGGGCTGGCATCCTGATTCCGGTATTTGTTTCGGAGCGGAGGGATAA
- a CDS encoding ABC transporter permease, with translation MTRSRMVFWIFFAPVILWLFLLIVLPLCDLLTMSFRGENDYGDMVWTLQNYINFFDEPVYWLTFVRTCLYAIVTTFIVFLLSMPVSFYIAKLARARVQGALMIMLLLPFWVSELVRIYGWMILLRESGVLNFFMLKIGVIDKPIEMLYNDATMIMGLVYTSMLFMVVPLVSVMESLDDSLIEAAHDLGAGQWTIWRTIIIPHCKPGITSGSIVVFMLVLGNYLTPNLMGGKNSLWFTEQIYNQFIASFNWNQGSAFGFLLLVLSSLIIWAGLKLTRQRLGEVAS, from the coding sequence ATGACCCGCTCGCGAATGGTTTTCTGGATATTTTTTGCCCCGGTAATCTTGTGGCTGTTTTTACTGATCGTGCTGCCGCTCTGTGACCTGTTGACCATGAGTTTCAGGGGGGAGAATGACTACGGCGATATGGTCTGGACTCTGCAAAACTATATCAATTTTTTTGATGAACCTGTCTACTGGCTTACTTTTGTGCGTACCTGCCTTTACGCCATCGTTACTACCTTCATCGTTTTCCTGCTTTCCATGCCGGTGTCGTTCTATATCGCCAAGCTGGCGCGGGCGCGGGTGCAGGGTGCATTGATGATTATGCTTTTACTGCCCTTCTGGGTAAGTGAGCTGGTTCGTATTTACGGCTGGATGATTCTCTTGCGTGAGTCCGGGGTGCTTAACTTTTTCATGCTCAAGATCGGAGTTATAGATAAGCCCATCGAGATGCTTTACAATGATGCGACAATGATCATGGGGCTGGTTTATACTTCCATGTTATTCATGGTTGTGCCGCTGGTCTCTGTTATGGAGAGCCTTGACGACAGTCTTATCGAAGCAGCGCACGATCTGGGGGCAGGGCAGTGGACAATCTGGCGGACAATCATCATTCCTCATTGCAAACCGGGGATTACTTCCGGTTCCATTGTAGTCTTTATGCTTGTGCTCGGAAACTACCTGACACCGAATCTTATGGGCGGCAAGAATTCCCTTTGGTTCACGGAGCAGATTTACAATCAGTTTATCGCCAGTTTTAACTGGAATCAGGGGTCGGCCTTCGGTTTTCTGCTGCTGGTTTTGAGTTCCCTGATTATCTGGGCCGGGCTTAAACTTACCCGTCAAAGACTTGGGGAGGTGGCATCATGA
- a CDS encoding ABC transporter permease, translated as MIRSLPRSKAYNWSFNCFIILYFIFLFAPLVVTCVLAFNNSDFPSLPWKGFTLDWFLSSGPERIGLFYDDQNLRSIVTSFQTAFFVSILSVIVGTCASFLFEKEEFRFKGLLYFLMLAPLVIPGVILGISMLLASNTAGTYLDETFGLDFELFRPSFWLVVLGQFSFITTFVTLVVSARLRKFDHSLEEAALNLGATPLGVIWHITLKFLRPAIIGAGAVAFLMSFENFNTTLFLVGSEPTLPINLYLQVRDGSTPVINAVSLMLIVGTSLLALCNIYFSKREE; from the coding sequence ATGATTCGTTCCCTGCCACGCAGTAAAGCTTACAATTGGTCCTTCAATTGTTTCATCATTTTGTATTTTATCTTCTTATTTGCTCCGCTAGTGGTCACTTGCGTGCTGGCCTTTAACAATTCTGATTTCCCTTCCCTGCCATGGAAGGGTTTTACCTTGGACTGGTTTCTTTCCAGCGGACCGGAGCGGATAGGGTTGTTTTATGATGATCAGAACCTGCGTTCCATTGTGACCAGTTTTCAGACCGCGTTTTTTGTTTCCATCTTGAGCGTTATCGTGGGAACCTGCGCGAGCTTCCTTTTTGAGAAGGAAGAATTTCGTTTTAAGGGATTGCTCTACTTTCTGATGCTGGCTCCCTTGGTAATCCCGGGGGTAATTCTCGGTATCTCTATGTTATTGGCATCAAATACCGCAGGGACTTATCTTGATGAAACCTTCGGGCTTGATTTTGAGCTCTTTCGGCCCAGCTTCTGGCTGGTGGTACTTGGGCAGTTTTCCTTCATCACCACATTTGTAACCCTCGTGGTTTCAGCCAGATTGCGCAAATTCGACCATTCTCTTGAGGAAGCGGCTTTGAATCTAGGCGCAACTCCGTTGGGTGTTATCTGGCATATTACCTTGAAGTTCCTGCGCCCGGCTATCATCGGTGCCGGAGCGGTGGCTTTTTTAATGAGTTTCGAAAACTTCAATACCACCCTCTTTCTGGTCGGATCGGAGCCGACGTTGCCGATCAACCTGTACCTGCAGGTTCGGGACGGCAGCACCCCGGTCATCAATGCTGTTTCTTTGATGCTGATTGTAGGAACTTCGCTGCTGGCTCTATGCAATATCTACTTTTCCAAGCGGGAGGAGTAG
- a CDS encoding SEL1-like repeat protein — MCTIGLFYHDRAEYVKERQLLLRLADDGNINAQYNLGVLYHEGLGGPVDNKKAAYWVRSAHEQGSIVATRALASLYEHGQGVQPSCVEAVRLYKKAIEANDLPSMMFMAKMYIDGRCLNKDIHKGISLLKKASELGHARAFYELGYLFEHGLSGSVDYEKAIHWYKAAYDHGVVDAAGILGYFYQTGIGVAVDCEQAVKFYKTAVGSNDVQAMFNLANMYFKGECIPKDDNMGVSLLKKSSAMGSKDAKLLLGFCYEHGIGVDINIEEAKRLYLKLAKDGFSRGQVNLAALLFGLGGYENNVEGLKWVNKAAAQADPKALRLLRDFKINNPSFNIN; from the coding sequence ATGTGCACTATAGGATTGTTCTATCATGATAGAGCTGAGTACGTAAAAGAACGCCAACTTCTGTTGCGACTAGCCGATGATGGAAATATAAATGCTCAATATAATTTGGGGGTGTTGTACCACGAAGGTTTGGGTGGACCTGTGGACAATAAAAAGGCTGCATATTGGGTAAGGTCTGCTCATGAACAAGGGAGCATTGTTGCAACAAGAGCATTAGCTTCATTGTATGAGCATGGGCAAGGGGTTCAGCCTAGTTGTGTTGAGGCCGTACGGTTGTATAAAAAAGCTATTGAAGCAAATGATCTTCCTTCTATGATGTTTATGGCAAAGATGTATATTGATGGAAGGTGTTTAAATAAAGATATCCATAAGGGGATATCCTTGTTGAAAAAAGCTTCGGAGTTAGGACATGCTAGAGCTTTTTATGAGTTAGGATATTTATTTGAACATGGGCTTAGTGGATCCGTTGATTACGAGAAGGCTATACACTGGTATAAAGCAGCCTATGATCATGGTGTTGTTGATGCTGCTGGTATACTAGGTTATTTTTATCAGACTGGAATAGGTGTTGCTGTTGATTGCGAGCAGGCTGTAAAATTTTATAAAACAGCAGTTGGAAGTAATGATGTTCAAGCAATGTTCAATTTGGCTAATATGTATTTCAAAGGTGAATGTATTCCAAAGGATGATAATATGGGAGTGTCCTTGCTAAAAAAATCTTCAGCGATGGGTTCTAAAGATGCGAAACTTCTTCTTGGGTTCTGTTATGAGCATGGCATTGGTGTTGATATAAATATAGAAGAAGCCAAAAGGCTATATTTAAAATTAGCTAAAGATGGTTTCTCAAGAGGACAGGTTAATTTAGCCGCACTCTTATTCGGCTTGGGTGGATACGAGAATAATGTTGAAGGATTAAAATGGGTCAATAAAGCTGCTGCTCAAGCTGATCCTAAAGCTCTTCGTTTACTTAGAGATTTCAAAATAAATAATCCTAGTTTTAATATCAATTAG
- the alr gene encoding alanine racemase, with protein MNNPKTFAPIWAEVDLSAIKHNFNEVQRLVNKQSKIMAVVKADAYGHGLTKIADCLNRAGADYFAVARLDEAVALRNHGIEKPILILGYTPPEATAELLEYNITQTVFSKDYASQLNAAASQIGKILKTHIKVDTGMGRLGLVDASHDGTFLESISAINRLPNLETEGLFTHFAASDEADKSSAFEQLGQFKNIIAAIERKGINIPLKHAANSAAIIDLPESYLDMVRPGIMLYGLYPSNGVHQQNADLRPAMQIKARIAQTKEVPAGFRISYGHTYTTPIATKLATIPLGYADGYRRQLSSAGKVLVHGQHAPIVGRVCMDQSVVDVGKIDNVEDGDEVVIIGRQDQAEISAERMACELGTINYEIVSTLMARVPRIYKDQ; from the coding sequence ATGAATAATCCCAAAACTTTCGCCCCCATATGGGCAGAAGTGGACCTGTCCGCAATCAAACATAACTTCAATGAAGTTCAACGTCTGGTAAACAAACAGTCAAAGATAATGGCTGTTGTAAAAGCTGATGCATACGGACACGGTCTCACAAAGATAGCGGACTGCCTGAACAGAGCCGGAGCCGATTATTTTGCCGTGGCGCGACTGGATGAAGCTGTTGCCCTGCGCAATCACGGCATTGAAAAGCCGATTCTGATTCTCGGCTACACTCCCCCTGAAGCAACAGCGGAACTGCTTGAATACAACATCACCCAGACAGTATTTTCAAAAGATTATGCCAGTCAACTGAATGCAGCCGCCAGTCAGATCGGAAAAATTTTAAAAACACATATTAAAGTCGATACCGGAATGGGTCGGTTAGGCCTTGTTGACGCCAGCCATGACGGAACTTTTCTGGAATCGATAAGCGCAATCAATCGCCTACCCAACCTTGAAACAGAAGGTCTCTTCACCCATTTCGCAGCCAGCGATGAAGCGGACAAGTCCAGCGCGTTCGAGCAACTGGGCCAATTCAAAAATATTATTGCAGCAATTGAACGCAAAGGGATCAACATCCCCCTCAAACATGCTGCCAACAGTGCCGCAATAATTGACCTTCCGGAATCATACTTGGACATGGTCCGTCCAGGAATCATGCTTTACGGACTTTATCCGTCAAACGGAGTCCACCAGCAGAATGCCGATCTCCGGCCTGCCATGCAGATAAAGGCCCGCATTGCGCAAACCAAAGAAGTCCCTGCAGGATTCAGGATCAGCTACGGTCACACCTACACAACACCGATCGCAACAAAACTGGCGACAATTCCGCTTGGCTATGCGGACGGCTACAGAAGACAACTGTCTTCAGCCGGAAAAGTACTGGTCCACGGACAACATGCACCTATAGTGGGAAGAGTCTGTATGGATCAAAGCGTAGTAGATGTAGGAAAAATCGATAATGTTGAAGACGGAGATGAAGTCGTCATTATCGGCAGACAGGATCAGGCTGAGATTTCTGCAGAGAGAATGGCCTGTGAACTCGGGACAATCAATTACGAGATCGTGTCCACACTTATGGCCAGAGTGCCGCGAATTTATAAGGATCAATAA
- a CDS encoding sodium:alanine symporter family protein, with the protein MEFLTLLDGLVGKVGAFAWGPPMLVLLVGTGIWLTFSLRGLQFRKLWYALYLALIKRKEDTDEPGDITHFQALMTALSATVGTGNIAGVATAIAVGGPGALFWMWMTGLVGMATKYAEAVLAVKYRVVDENGEMSGGPMYYISKGLNMPWLGTLFAIFASIAAFGIGNMVQSNSVADAVEATYGLSPYITGLVLTILTAAVILGGIKKIGKVTGLLVPVMIVFYMAGASYVILLNITEVPAALAFIVEQAFSPTAAVGGFAGSTIMLAVRMGVARGVFSNESGLGSAPIAAAAAQTKQPVTQALVSMTQTFIDTIIVCTMTGLVLILTGTWSCGATGAELTTIGFGAGFSGGEHVVTIGLILFAYSTILGWCYYGEKSIEYLLGVKAVLPYRIAFICFVGIGAIAKLSFVWNLSDTFNGLMAIPNLIGLLLLTPVVVSETKKYFARQEEKSTDMKTSTATETEK; encoded by the coding sequence ATGGAATTCTTGACTTTACTGGACGGACTGGTTGGAAAAGTAGGGGCCTTTGCTTGGGGCCCGCCCATGTTGGTTCTGCTCGTAGGAACCGGAATATGGTTAACTTTCTCTCTGCGCGGACTGCAGTTCAGAAAATTGTGGTACGCACTTTACCTTGCCCTTATTAAACGCAAGGAAGACACTGACGAACCCGGCGATATCACCCACTTTCAGGCTCTGATGACCGCCCTCTCCGCAACAGTCGGAACCGGTAACATTGCCGGTGTTGCAACAGCCATCGCAGTTGGTGGCCCCGGTGCACTGTTCTGGATGTGGATGACCGGCCTCGTGGGTATGGCCACCAAGTACGCGGAAGCTGTTCTGGCTGTTAAATACAGAGTCGTTGATGAAAACGGCGAAATGAGCGGTGGACCAATGTACTACATATCCAAGGGCCTCAACATGCCCTGGCTGGGAACCCTCTTCGCTATCTTCGCATCAATCGCCGCTTTCGGTATCGGTAACATGGTTCAGTCCAACTCCGTTGCCGATGCAGTTGAAGCAACTTACGGGCTCTCCCCCTATATTACCGGCCTCGTGCTGACAATCCTGACCGCAGCAGTTATCCTCGGCGGTATCAAAAAGATCGGTAAAGTTACCGGACTGCTCGTTCCTGTCATGATCGTTTTCTACATGGCCGGCGCATCCTACGTCATTCTGCTCAACATCACTGAAGTTCCCGCAGCCCTTGCTTTCATCGTAGAACAGGCTTTCAGCCCCACCGCTGCAGTTGGCGGATTTGCAGGTTCCACCATCATGCTGGCTGTCCGCATGGGTGTTGCCCGCGGTGTATTCTCCAACGAATCCGGTCTCGGTAGTGCTCCTATTGCAGCAGCTGCTGCCCAGACCAAGCAGCCCGTAACTCAGGCTCTGGTTTCCATGACCCAGACCTTCATTGACACCATCATCGTCTGTACCATGACCGGCCTCGTTCTGATCCTTACTGGAACATGGTCCTGCGGTGCCACCGGTGCTGAACTGACCACCATCGGTTTCGGCGCAGGTTTCTCAGGCGGTGAACACGTTGTAACCATCGGCCTTATTCTTTTCGCCTACTCCACCATCCTCGGCTGGTGTTACTACGGTGAAAAATCAATTGAATACCTGCTCGGTGTAAAGGCAGTACTGCCCTATCGCATAGCATTCATCTGCTTCGTAGGTATCGGCGCCATTGCAAAGCTCAGCTTCGTATGGAACCTTTCCGATACCTTCAACGGTCTCATGGCTATCCCCAACCTTATCGGCCTCCTCCTGCTGACTCCGGTTGTAGTATCTGAGACCAAGAAATACTTCGCAAGACAGGAAGAAAAATCCACAGATATGAAAACCTCCACTGCTACTGAAACCGAAAAATAG
- the ald gene encoding alanine dehydrogenase, whose product MKVGILKEIKSEENRVSMTPSGVEVMIANGHELWVEKSAGVGSGFSDEDYIAAGAKIIDTPAEIYAECEMVMHVKEPQASEYDMVREGQIVFTYFHFAPDEPLTRAFVKNKSIAIAYETVEGDKGDLPLLTPMSEVAGRMSVQEGAKYLERYYGGRGMLMGGVTGVTPANVVVIGGGVVGTNAAMMACGLGAKVTILDMNLERLRYLSEIMPKNCFPMMSSPALLRELVQEADVVVGAVLVAGAKAPKLVTREMLKTMKDGSVIVDVAIDQGGCFETSKPTTHGDPVYDVEGVIHYCVANMPGAVPMTSTMALTNATLPYALQIANKGWRQAAQDSHAIKTGLNIVGGKVTYKGVADAFDLEYTPVEGVLYDN is encoded by the coding sequence ATGAAAGTTGGTATCTTGAAAGAAATCAAATCAGAAGAGAACAGAGTTTCCATGACACCATCCGGTGTTGAAGTCATGATCGCAAACGGTCATGAGTTGTGGGTTGAAAAATCCGCAGGTGTTGGAAGCGGTTTCTCCGATGAAGACTACATTGCTGCAGGTGCAAAGATCATCGACACCCCCGCTGAAATCTATGCGGAATGTGAAATGGTCATGCACGTTAAAGAACCTCAGGCTTCTGAATACGACATGGTTCGTGAAGGCCAGATCGTTTTCACTTACTTCCACTTTGCTCCTGATGAGCCCCTGACCCGTGCATTCGTCAAGAACAAGTCCATTGCTATCGCCTACGAAACCGTTGAAGGTGACAAAGGCGACCTGCCCCTGCTGACCCCCATGTCTGAAGTTGCAGGACGTATGTCCGTTCAGGAAGGCGCCAAATACCTCGAACGCTACTACGGCGGACGCGGAATGCTCATGGGCGGCGTAACCGGTGTTACTCCTGCAAACGTTGTTGTTATCGGCGGCGGTGTTGTTGGTACCAACGCAGCAATGATGGCCTGCGGTCTGGGCGCCAAAGTTACTATTCTCGACATGAACCTCGAAAGACTGCGTTACCTCTCCGAAATCATGCCCAAGAACTGTTTCCCCATGATGAGCAGCCCCGCACTCCTTCGTGAGCTGGTTCAGGAAGCTGATGTTGTAGTTGGTGCAGTTCTGGTTGCCGGTGCTAAAGCACCCAAACTGGTTACCCGCGAAATGCTTAAAACCATGAAAGACGGTTCCGTTATCGTTGACGTTGCCATCGACCAGGGCGGTTGCTTTGAGACCTCCAAACCCACCACCCACGGTGATCCCGTCTACGACGTAGAAGGCGTTATCCACTACTGCGTTGCCAACATGCCCGGTGCAGTACCCATGACTTCCACCATGGCCCTGACCAACGCAACCCTCCCCTACGCACTCCAGATTGCAAACAAGGGTTGGAGACAGGCAGCTCAGGACAGCCACGCCATCAAGACCGGTCTGAACATTGTTGGCGGCAAGGTTACCTACAAGGGCGTTGCCGATGCATTCGACCTCGAATACACCCCCGTTGAAGGCGTTCTTTACGACAACTAA